The DNA sequence TCCCGATTGGTTTCGGCGCTGGGGTTGACCCTCGGCTTCGGTTGAGCCTAAACAGATTGTGTTAGCGCTAACTTCGCGCCGGAGTCGAGGAGGCTTTCCGCCATGCCCGAGTTCAGCCGTCGCACGATGCTGGGTCTGATCACGGTGAGCGGCGCGGCGACGGCCGGCCTCCTGCGCGGCGGCGCCGCGTGGGCCACCGCCGGGCCGAGCAGCTACACGCCCACGTGGTCGTCGGTCGACCAGCACCCGCCCGCGGCGGAATGGTTCCAGGACGCCAAGTTCGGCATCTACTTCCACTGGGGTGTCTTCAGCGTCCCGGCGTTCGGCAACGAGTGGTACCCCCGCAACATGTACGTCGGGGGCTCCTCGGAGAACAACCACCACAAGGCCGTGTACGGCGATCCCTCGGCGTGGCCGTACCACAACTTCGTCAACGGGGCCCGGGACAAAGCGGGCAACTGGGTGCAGTTCGCACCGAAGCTCAGATCCGCGGGCGGGAACTTCGACCCGGCGGAGTGGGCGCAGCTGTTCGCCGACGCGGGTGCCAAGTTCGCCGGCCCCGTCGCCGAGCACCATGACGGCTTCTCGATGTGGAACAGCGCCGTCAACGAGTGGAACTCGGTCGCCAAGGGTCCCCGGCTGGACCTGGTGCGGCTGCACGCCGACGCGATCCGCGCCCGCGGGCTGAAGTTCATGGTGTCGCTGCACCACGCCTACCACTTCACCGGCTTCTACGACCACGTGCCTTCGCAGTCGGACGCCAGTCTGCGCAAGCTGTACGGCCAGCTGGGTTCGACGGCGGAGAACCAGCTCTGGTACGACAAGCTGGCCGAAGTCGTCGACGGCTACCAGCCGGACCTGCTCTGGCAGGACTTCAACCTGCCCCGGGTCGACGAGTCACGGCGGCTGAACTTCCTTTCGTACTACTACAACAAGGCCGTCGCGTGGAACAAGGACGTCGTCGCGACCTACAAAGACGGCTTCGACAACCGTGGTGAGGTGTTCGACTTCGAGCGCGGCGGACCGGGGGACATCCAGAACCCGTACTGGCTGACCGACGACAGCATCTCCAGCTCCAGCTGGTGCTACACGAGCGGAATCGGCTACTACTCGATGAAGGCGATGCTGCACTCGCTGATCGACCGCGTCAGCAAGAACGGCACCATGCTGCTGAACATCGCGCCGATGGCCGACGGCACCATCCCCTCGGGACAGCGGACGATCCTGCTCGGCATCGGCGACTACCTCGCCCGCTTCGGGGAATCCATCTACGCGACCCGCGCGTGGTCGGCCTACGGCGAAGGCCCGACGCAGATGGGCGGCGGCTCCTTCACGACGCCGCGCGAGGGCACCAACCGCGACATCCGGTTCACCCGCAGCAAGGACAACACCGTCCTGTACGCCACGGTCCTGGGCTGGCCGGGCAGCACGCTGGACATCGGGACGCTCGGCTCGGGCCGGATCGACCTCGGTTCGCTGCGGACCGTGCAGCTGCTCGGCACCACCGCCGGGTCCTACACCGACCTGCCCGACCGCACCCAGGACGGCTCCGGGCTGCACATCCGGCTGCCGTCGGCGCCGTTCAACGCCCCGGCGTACGTGGTGAAGCTGACCTTCGCCGGCCAGATCCCGGCGCCGGGGTCCGGTCCGCTCCCCACGAGCTGGGCCCGGATCGCGAACGTCACGACCGGTCTCGTGCTCGACAGCGGCGGGAACGTCGCGGCCGGATCGGTGCTCAAGCAGTGGTCCTACGACGGTTCGGCCAACCTGCACTGGCAGCTGGTGGACCTGGGCACCGGGTACCACCGGATCGTCAACCGCACCAACGGCATGGTCGCCGACAGCGGCGGCCGGACGGGCAACGGCGTCAACGCGGTGCAGGCGGCCTGGACCGGGAGCGACAACCAGCAGTGGCGGCTGGCCGGGCTCGGGAACGGCCGCTGCCAGATCGTCAACCGGGGCACCGGCACCGCGCTCGACGGCGCGGGCACCACCACGGCCGGCTCCCCGGTGGTCCTGTGGGCGCCGAACAGCAGCACCAACAACCAGTGGACCGTCACGGCCGTCTGAACCCTTCGTCGGAAGCGAGAACTCTCATGCCCCCAACCCTGCTCCGGAGGGTGCGAGCCTCGATGGTCGCCGTCGTCGTCCTGGCCGGCGGTGTGGTGGCCGGGGCCGCGCCGGCCGAGGCCGCCACCTCGATCACGATCAACGGCGGATCGGCCGGCCGCACGTTCGACGGCGTCGGCGCGGTCAGCGGCGGGGGCGGGAACAGCCGCCTGCTGATCGACTACCCCGAACCCCAGCGCGGCCAGATCCTCGACTACCTGTTCAAGCCGGGCTACGGCGCCGCGCTGCAGATCCTCAAGGTGGAGATGGGCGGGGACACCAACTCCACCAGCGGCGCGGAGCCTAGCCACGCGCACTTCCGCGGCGATCTGGACTGCAACCGCGGGTACGAGTGGTGGCTCATGGGGCAGGCCAAGGCACGCAACCCCGGCATCAAGCTCGTGGGCCTGCCCTGGGGCGCGCCGGGCTGGATCGGCAACGGCACCTTCTTCTCCAACGACTTGACCGACTACTACCTTTCGTGGCTCGGGTGCGCCAAGCAGCACGGGCTGACGATGGACTACCTCACGACCGTCCAGAACGAGAAGCAGTGGAGCGCCGACTGGACCGTCACGATCCGCAACGCGCTCAACGCCAACGGGTACAGCGCCGTCAAGCTCATCTCCGGTGACTCGTGGCCGGGGGACTGGGGACCCGCGAGCGCCGTGTCGACCAACACGGCCTACCGCAACGCCACCGATGTGCTCAGCGCCCACTACACGTGCGGCTACCTCAGCGCGCAGACGTCCTGCAGTGTCCCGGCCAGCGTCACCAACACGGGTAAGACCCTGTGGTCCAGCGAGAACGGTTCCCAGGACTACAACGACGGCGCCAAGCCGCTGGCCCGCGGCATCAACCGCGTCTACCTCGACGGCAAGATGACCGCGTACCTCAACTGGGACCTCATCGCCGCCACCACGCCGAACATCCCCTGGCCGACCGTGGGCCTGGTGCTGGCCAACCAGCCGTGGTCGGGCTACTACTCGGTCGGCAAGGACGCCTGGGCCCTGGCGCACACCACCCAGTTCACCGCACCCGGCTGGAAGTACCTCGACGCCTCCAGCGGCTACCTCGGCGGCAACCGCGCCAACGGCAGCTACGTCTCGCTGAAGTCCCCGACCACCTTCGACTACAGCACGATCATCGAAACCATGGACGCCACTTCGGCCCAGACGCTGAACCTGAACGTCACCGGCGGCCTGTCCACCGGCCAGGTGCACGTGTGGGCGTCCAACCTGAACTCGAACAACCCCGCGGACCACTTCGTGCACACGACCGACATCACGCCGTCCGGCGGAGCCTTCTCCCTGACCGCCCAACCCGGCTACCAGTACACGATCACGACCACCACCGGACAGGGCAAGGGCACCGCGACCAGCCCGTCGCAGGGGTCGCTGAACCTGCCCTACAGCGACAACTTCGACGGGTACGCGAAGGGCAAGGAAGCCAAGTACCTGATGGACATGGAGGGCGCCTTCGAGACGTCGTCGTGTGGCGCCGGCCGCTCCGGCACGTGCGTGCGCCAGGCCGCGCCGCAGAAGACGATCCCCTGGAAGAAGTTCGTCGATCCGTACGCGCTGCTGGGCAACGTGGCCTGGAGCAACTACACGGTCAACGTGGACGCGCTGCTGGAGAAGTCGGGGTACGTCGAGCTGCTCGGCCGGGTCGGCTCGCAGGACACGGGCAACCAGGGCGCGGTGAACGCCTACTACCTGCGGGTCAGCGACACCGGCGCGTGGTCGATCCGGCGCAACAACACCAGCCAGCAGGTCACCACCCTGCGCAGCGGCACGACGACCGGGCTGGGCACCAACAGCTGGCACAAGCTGTCCCTGGGCTTCTCCGGCAGTACCATCACCGCTTCGGTCGACGGCGCCGTGCTCGGCACGGTCACCGACAGCACCTTCCCGGCCGGCCAGGCCGGGATCGGCACGAGCACGGGGGAGACCGCCCAGTTCGACAACCTCGCCGTGACGGGCTCGGGCGGCGGATCGACCTCCGTGCTGCGCAACACCGCTTCGAGCCGGTGCCTCGATGTCCCGAGCGCGTCGCAGACCAACGGCACCCAGGTCACGTTGTGGGACTGCAACGGCGGCGGCAACCAGCAGTGGACGCTCACCTCCGGCAAGCAGCTCCAGGTGTACGGCGCCAAGTGCCTCGACGCCGAGGGGGCGAGCACGGCCGCGGGCACCCGGGTGATCATCTGGGACTGCGCGGGTGGCACCAACCAGCAGTGGAACGCCGCCACCGACGGCACGATCACCGGCGTCCAATCAGGACTGTGCCTCGGCCCGAGCGGCACCGGGAACAGCGCACCGGTGACCCTGCA is a window from the Amycolatopsis sp. NBC_00355 genome containing:
- a CDS encoding ricin-type beta-trefoil lectin domain protein; this encodes MVAVVVLAGGVVAGAAPAEAATSITINGGSAGRTFDGVGAVSGGGGNSRLLIDYPEPQRGQILDYLFKPGYGAALQILKVEMGGDTNSTSGAEPSHAHFRGDLDCNRGYEWWLMGQAKARNPGIKLVGLPWGAPGWIGNGTFFSNDLTDYYLSWLGCAKQHGLTMDYLTTVQNEKQWSADWTVTIRNALNANGYSAVKLISGDSWPGDWGPASAVSTNTAYRNATDVLSAHYTCGYLSAQTSCSVPASVTNTGKTLWSSENGSQDYNDGAKPLARGINRVYLDGKMTAYLNWDLIAATTPNIPWPTVGLVLANQPWSGYYSVGKDAWALAHTTQFTAPGWKYLDASSGYLGGNRANGSYVSLKSPTTFDYSTIIETMDATSAQTLNLNVTGGLSTGQVHVWASNLNSNNPADHFVHTTDITPSGGAFSLTAQPGYQYTITTTTGQGKGTATSPSQGSLNLPYSDNFDGYAKGKEAKYLMDMEGAFETSSCGAGRSGTCVRQAAPQKTIPWKKFVDPYALLGNVAWSNYTVNVDALLEKSGYVELLGRVGSQDTGNQGAVNAYYLRVSDTGAWSIRRNNTSQQVTTLRSGTTTGLGTNSWHKLSLGFSGSTITASVDGAVLGTVTDSTFPAGQAGIGTSTGETAQFDNLAVTGSGGGSTSVLRNTASSRCLDVPSASQTNGTQVTLWDCNGGGNQQWTLTSGKQLQVYGAKCLDAEGASTAAGTRVIIWDCAGGTNQQWNAATDGTITGVQSGLCLGPSGTGNSAPVTLQACTGGDAQKWARS
- a CDS encoding alpha-L-fucosidase; protein product: MPEFSRRTMLGLITVSGAATAGLLRGGAAWATAGPSSYTPTWSSVDQHPPAAEWFQDAKFGIYFHWGVFSVPAFGNEWYPRNMYVGGSSENNHHKAVYGDPSAWPYHNFVNGARDKAGNWVQFAPKLRSAGGNFDPAEWAQLFADAGAKFAGPVAEHHDGFSMWNSAVNEWNSVAKGPRLDLVRLHADAIRARGLKFMVSLHHAYHFTGFYDHVPSQSDASLRKLYGQLGSTAENQLWYDKLAEVVDGYQPDLLWQDFNLPRVDESRRLNFLSYYYNKAVAWNKDVVATYKDGFDNRGEVFDFERGGPGDIQNPYWLTDDSISSSSWCYTSGIGYYSMKAMLHSLIDRVSKNGTMLLNIAPMADGTIPSGQRTILLGIGDYLARFGESIYATRAWSAYGEGPTQMGGGSFTTPREGTNRDIRFTRSKDNTVLYATVLGWPGSTLDIGTLGSGRIDLGSLRTVQLLGTTAGSYTDLPDRTQDGSGLHIRLPSAPFNAPAYVVKLTFAGQIPAPGSGPLPTSWARIANVTTGLVLDSGGNVAAGSVLKQWSYDGSANLHWQLVDLGTGYHRIVNRTNGMVADSGGRTGNGVNAVQAAWTGSDNQQWRLAGLGNGRCQIVNRGTGTALDGAGTTTAGSPVVLWAPNSSTNNQWTVTAV